The Nocardioides ochotonae genome segment TCGGGCCCCGGCGCGACGGGCTGGTCGAACTTCTCCGGCAACATCGGCGCCATCGCCGACGCCGGGTTCCACGTGATCGCCCCGGACATGCCCGGCTGGGGCGACTCCGACGCGGTCGCGACCAAGGACATGGACCACGACAAGGACCTGATCGAGCTGCTCGACGCCCTCGGCCTCGAGCGGGCCGCCCTGGTGGGCAACTCGATGGGCGCGCACACCGCCGTCCGCTTCGCGACGCTGCACCCCGAGCGGATCACCCACCTGGTCACCATGGGCGCCTCGCTCGGCAAGGGGCAGGCCAGCCTCTTCGGACCCTCCGGGGGCCCCAGCGAGGGCCTCAAGGTCCTGGTGCGCGCCTACAAGGACGCGAGCCCGGAGAACATGAAGGCGCTCGTCGAGATCATGACCTACGACAACGCACGCTTCGCGACCCCCGAGCTCACCGAGGCCCGCTCCGAGGCCGCACTCGCGCGCCCCGACCACCTGGCCAACTACGTCGAGGGCCTGGCCCACGGCGCGCCGATCCCGATCAAGGTCGACCGCGAGAAGATCCGCGAGATCCAGACCCCGGCGCTGCTCATCCACGGCAGGGACGACCGGGTCCTGTCCTACGAGGTCACCCTCTGGCTGCTCGCCAACATCCCCCACTCCCGTGCCGTGCTGCTGAACCACTGCGGCCACTGGGCGATGATCGAGCACGCCGAGGAGTTCAACCGCCTCGTCGTCGACTTCCTGCGTCACAACTGACGGGGCGCCACGATGACCGCCACCTCACACCTCGACACCGACGTCCTCGTCATCGGCGCCGGCCCGGTCGGGCTGACCCTCGCCAACCTCGTGGCCCTGCGCGGTCATCGCGCGACGGTCCTCGAGGCTCGCACCGAGCTCATCGACTACCCGCGCGGCGTCGGCCTGGACGACGAGGCGATCCGCACCCTGCGCACCGCCGGGTTGTGGGAGCAGATCGAGCAGTTCACCGTCCCGCACCACGTCGTGCGCCTCGTCAACGGCAAGGGCCAGGTCCTGGCGACCAACGACCCGCAGACGCAGGAGTTCGGCTTCCCCCGCAAGCACGGCTTCAACCAGCCGGTGGTGGACCGCGAGCTCGCCAAGGGCCTGGACCGCTTCGCCGACTCCTCGCTGCACTTCGGGCACCGCGTGATCGACCTCGTGGACCACGGTGACCACGTCAGCGTCACCGCCGAGACCGTCGACGAGCAGGGTGCCGTCACCGGCACCGCCTCCTTCACCGCGCGCTACGTCGTGGGCTGCGAGGGCGGCAGCTCCTTCACCCGCAAGTGGATGGGGGTGGAGTTCGTGGGCAAGTCGCCCTCGACCCGCTGGGTCGTGGTCGACGTCGAGAACGACCCGATCGGCGCCCCCAACGTCTACCTCGGCGCCGACCCGGAGCGTCCCTACGTCTCCATCGGCCTGCCGCAGGGGATCCGCCGCTGGGAGTTCATGCTCCACGACGACGAGGCGACCGAGCTCTGCGACGACCGCGAGTTCATGAACGGCCTGCTCTCGCGCTTCGTGCCGGACCCGGACGCGCTGCAGATCATCAACCAGCGCACCTTCACCCACCACGGTCGCGTGGCCTCGGACTTCCGCAAGGGCAACGTCCTGCTCGCCGGCGACGCGGCGCACCTGATGCCGGTGTGGCTGGGCCAAGGCTGGAACTCCGGCATGCGCGACGCGACCAACCTCGCGTGGAAGCTCACCGCCGTGCTCAACGACGACGCCGCCGAGACCCTGCTCGACACCTACACCCTCGAGCGCCACCAGCACGTCTCGGACATGATCGACGTCAACATGACGGCCGGCACCGTCATGAAGATGAAGCCGCTCGGCGGCTGGATCCGCGACCGCGCCGCCTCGGCGCTCAACCTGGTGCCGACGTGGAAGTCGTACTTCACCGAGCTGCGGTTCAAGCCGATGCCGCGGTACGCCGCCGGCGTCGTCGTCGACCAGGTCACGATGGAGCCGGGCACCGCCCGGGCCAGCTTCAAGGGCTCGCGCCTCGCGCCGTTCGTCGACTCCCCCGGCTCGGCCTCCCCGGTCGGACTGCAGTTCATCCAGCCGCGGGTCAACACCGCCGACGCCCGCGACGTGCTGCTCGACGACGTCACCGGCGACTGGTGGGCGCTGGCGACCTGGGGCACCAACCCCACGACGTACCTCTCCGCGGAGGACCTGGAGCTGGTGCGCCGCCACGGCGTCAAGCTGCTGAGCCTCATCCCCGAGACGCAGCGCGAGTGGGCCGAGAAGCAGTACGCCGACTCCCCCGCTCCGGTCACCGTGGTGGGCGACACCTCCGGCGCCCTCAAGCGCTGGTTCGACGTCCGCTCCTGCGGCCTGGTCATCCTGCGCCCCGACCACTTCATCGCCGCGGCCGCGCTCAACCAGCAGGCCTCCCAGGCCCTGGCCGCCGTCGTCGAGGCGGCGTCGCTGTCCCCCGTCACCTCCTCGAAGGGAGTCCTCGCATGACCCTCGCGATGGTCTGCATGTCGCACAGCCCGCTGCTGGAGTTCAACGACCCGGCGCCCGAGGTCAAGGCCGAGGTCGACGCGGCGTTCGCCACCGCGCGCGCGTTCGTGGAGGACTTCAAGCCCACGCTGGTCGTCGCCTTCGCGCCCGACCACTACAACGGCTTCTTCTACGACCTGATGCCGCCGTTCTGCATCGGCTACGAGGCGCTCGGGGTCGGCGACTACGACACCGCCGAGGGCCCGCTGGTCGTCCCGACCGGTCTCGCCGAGCGGCTCGCGGAGTGGGTCGCCGACCGCGACCTCGACGTCGCGATCTCCCGCAGGATGGAGCTCGACCACGGCGCCATCCAGCCCCTGGAGATCCTCTTCGGCGGCATCGACGCCGTGCCGACCATCCCGGTCTTCGTCAACGGCGTCGCCAAGCCGTTCGTGAAGATGTCGCGGGTGCGCAAGCTCGGCGAGGCGATCGGCTCGTTCCTCGCGACGCTGGAGGACGAGCGCGTCCTGGTCATCGGCTCGGGCGGGCTCTCCCACGACCCGCCGGTGCCGCAGTGGGCCACGGCCAACGACGACCAGCGGGCCCTGCTGCTCAACGGCCGCCACCCCACGGCCGCGGCCCGCGACGCCCGCCAGCAGCGCGTCATCGACACGGGCAAGGCGTTCGCCGCCGGCACCGCGACCATCCGAGACCTCAACCCCGAGTGGGACCGGGCCCTGATGGACGTGCTCGCCTCGGGCGACCTCTCCCCCATCGACGCGATGACGCCGGAGCAGATGGCCAAGGACGCCGGCAACTCCGCACACGAGGTCCGCACCTGGGTGGCCGCCTTCGCCGCCCTCGGCGCGGCCGGGAGCTATGAGGTCGCCTCGTCGTACTACCGCCCGATCCGGGAGTACATCGCCGGCTTCGGCGTGATGACGGCGCGCACCGCCGACTGAGGTCCCCCCTCCCCCCGCCCGGTCGGTCGGAACGACACCCGGGGCCCGCTCGCGCGGGCCCCGGGTGTTTCGCATCTGGGGGCTCCGTCGCTGTCGGGCGCGCCGATCGCCGCTCGTAGGGCACTCGTCGCCCGTCATCCGCGCCAGCCGCCGCGGGTGCGTCGGCGGTGCGGCGGGGGTTGGTGAACGCCTCCAGGGCGGTCGTCAGTCGCAGCGCCGTGGCCTCGGGGACGCGGGCCTTGATCAGCGCGGTCCCGTCGCCCAGGCGTGGGGTCTTCAGCCAGGTACGCCGCCGGGCGTGGCGCTCGGCCTCGCGCAGACGGCGCTCCTCCAGCTGCTCGGCCCACGCGGGGGCGACGACCTCGAGGATCCGCTCACCCAGTCGCTGCAACACGCGGGGACCGAAGTCCGCGGCCCGCTCGACCAGGTGGG includes the following:
- a CDS encoding alpha/beta fold hydrolase — protein: MSLTKESAARDVVLSSGTHVRYYEAGDADAASVVLLHGSGPGATGWSNFSGNIGAIADAGFHVIAPDMPGWGDSDAVATKDMDHDKDLIELLDALGLERAALVGNSMGAHTAVRFATLHPERITHLVTMGASLGKGQASLFGPSGGPSEGLKVLVRAYKDASPENMKALVEIMTYDNARFATPELTEARSEAALARPDHLANYVEGLAHGAPIPIKVDREKIREIQTPALLIHGRDDRVLSYEVTLWLLANIPHSRAVLLNHCGHWAMIEHAEEFNRLVVDFLRHN
- the mhpA gene encoding bifunctional 3-(3-hydroxy-phenyl)propionate/3-hydroxycinnamic acid hydroxylase MhpA; amino-acid sequence: MTATSHLDTDVLVIGAGPVGLTLANLVALRGHRATVLEARTELIDYPRGVGLDDEAIRTLRTAGLWEQIEQFTVPHHVVRLVNGKGQVLATNDPQTQEFGFPRKHGFNQPVVDRELAKGLDRFADSSLHFGHRVIDLVDHGDHVSVTAETVDEQGAVTGTASFTARYVVGCEGGSSFTRKWMGVEFVGKSPSTRWVVVDVENDPIGAPNVYLGADPERPYVSIGLPQGIRRWEFMLHDDEATELCDDREFMNGLLSRFVPDPDALQIINQRTFTHHGRVASDFRKGNVLLAGDAAHLMPVWLGQGWNSGMRDATNLAWKLTAVLNDDAAETLLDTYTLERHQHVSDMIDVNMTAGTVMKMKPLGGWIRDRAASALNLVPTWKSYFTELRFKPMPRYAAGVVVDQVTMEPGTARASFKGSRLAPFVDSPGSASPVGLQFIQPRVNTADARDVLLDDVTGDWWALATWGTNPTTYLSAEDLELVRRHGVKLLSLIPETQREWAEKQYADSPAPVTVVGDTSGALKRWFDVRSCGLVILRPDHFIAAAALNQQASQALAAVVEAASLSPVTSSKGVLA
- a CDS encoding 3-carboxyethylcatechol 2,3-dioxygenase; its protein translation is MTLAMVCMSHSPLLEFNDPAPEVKAEVDAAFATARAFVEDFKPTLVVAFAPDHYNGFFYDLMPPFCIGYEALGVGDYDTAEGPLVVPTGLAERLAEWVADRDLDVAISRRMELDHGAIQPLEILFGGIDAVPTIPVFVNGVAKPFVKMSRVRKLGEAIGSFLATLEDERVLVIGSGGLSHDPPVPQWATANDDQRALLLNGRHPTAAARDARQQRVIDTGKAFAAGTATIRDLNPEWDRALMDVLASGDLSPIDAMTPEQMAKDAGNSAHEVRTWVAAFAALGAAGSYEVASSYYRPIREYIAGFGVMTARTAD